The Malassezia vespertilionis chromosome 2, complete sequence genomic sequence agctcctcgagcaggtTCGAGCGCACAAAATGAGTAGCCAAGCCGAGCAGGTAGGTGTCTGCTCCGTTCAAGCGCTCGCCTGTGAGCGCAAGGTACATGCCCGTTTGTCCAtccatgcgtgcaaagTGGCTCGTAACTCCTACGTCTGGAAAGTAGCCAATGGCCGTTTCAGGCATGGATGCCAACGTGCGCTCGGTGGACACGCGGAAAGGAGCGTGAATTGAGAGACCAATACCGCCGCCGAACGAGATGCCGTCCATATAGGAAATGTACCATTTCGGACGCCCAAGCTCGGCGGACGCATCGGCGAGGGTCGCGATGGCATAGTCCGCTTCGATCTCGGTTTGGAAAAAGCGCACGGCCTCCTGGCGCTCTTCCTTGCTCTTCTTGTCCGCATTGAGGACAATATCCATAATATCGCCACCTGCGCAGAGGCCGCGCCCCACGCCACGAAGCAAGACCGTCGCAGCGTTGGGCGACTTTTTGATTTCCTCCAGCGAAGCGCGGATGCGGTTGATCATATCCTGGTTAAGCGCATTGATTGCGCGCTCACGATTCAGTTGAATCACGCGGGTGCTGCCCTCGCTCAGGTACTGGACCGATGCGTCCATGTGTGCGGTAACGGGActtgtcgctgcgctcgacgccgcacggctcggcgctgcagacatGTGCTGGGCAATGTTGGCAGTACGTGCTATCGCTTTCGTGTCGCGCATGGAAGAAAATGCAGTGCTTCCGCAGAGAAAGTGGCGCGGGAGAGACAAGGCAGGCGGAAAACGCCGAGTGGCCATCGTCGTCAGGACGGAGGGACCAGGGTAGCGCACAAGTAGCTGACTAAAGGGTTCGAGCCACGACGGGCGCCCATGGAGGCTTTGTCTAACACCATGTCGATCAAAGGACCTGCCCCCGCACCGACCTCCTTCCCCGGCGCTGaaaagctgcgcatcgGTATTGTGCATGCACGATGGAACATAGAAGTGATTGAATCGCTCGTCAAAGGTGCGCTCGAATCGATCGCCAAGGCGGGCGTGCCATCTGAATGTGTCTTGATCGAGTCTGTGCCCGGCACTTGGGAGCTGCCCATTGGCACCCAGCAGTACGTACAGCATACCGCTGACCATAGCATGATTGCATCTCAGGCTGTCGATGCGGTTCTTTCGATCGGATGTGTGATCAAAGGATCGACGATGCATTTCGAGTACATTTgtgatgcggcgctgcacggcctcATGCGTATCGGTCTCGAGACCAAGGTCCCCGTGAtcctcggcgtgctcacCGTCCTCAGTGAGGaccaggcgctcgagcgtgctGGCATCGGACGCCAGGGCAAGGCCGGCCACAACCACGCTTTGGACTGGGGCTTTGCCGCCGTTGAAATGGCGCTGAAGAACCGCAAACAGCAAAAGCTTACGTAGTGTGTGCTAGATTCTATTGTGGCGATAAGAGGTTCCTGATATTGTCCAGCATCTGCACGTCTTTGTCCGTAGACGCAtcacgcttgcgcttctgaaaccgctggcgcttgccgttcgcgcgcgccgtatTCGGCGGCCGgccattgcgcgccaaTGCGCCAAACAAGGAGCCCGGCTGtgtgctcgtgcgcagcggacTGGGTGCGTTTGTACGATTCCACAACGTTTGTGTCTGTGCACGGGGCTCGTCGATCCAGCGAGGGGTGCCGGGCATCGGCGGCAGTGCtccgcgacgcagcgccatgAGCTGCGCATGAATGTAGCCAAGATCGGGCGAGGttgcctgcgcctgcggcggcgTACGCCTCGTcatgcgcggtgcgccgtgcagaTCAAAGAAGGCATGCAGGATGCGGAAGTGACCCATGCCGCACGTTGgcttcgcgcgcgtatAGTCGACCACATCCAGCCCGTgcctgtgctgcagcgcaagatggCCAATATGCCCGCCAgcggcgacggcgaggcCGGCGTCAGCGCCCATAAAGTACCGGTTCCGCCTGTTGtcctcgacacgctgcacggcgtggCCCTGGATCGGCTCTGCAAGCAGCTGTGTGTAGACTGTGTCGGGCTGGGCGTACTGAATACCTTGCAACGGATGTgccggcgcggcatgcgctggcgcgGAGATTgtcgtgctgtgcggcactgcgcggcgttcctgtgcgtgcgcgtgcataaagttggcggcgctctgcggtgcgtgcgcaaggcgtGCTTCTGTCCACAAATCGACAAAAGGCGGCGCGAtgtgcgccttggcgctCGCCCATTCCGACTCGGGCACGGCCGCAGCGAGCCcttcttttgcgcggcggcgcgacaGCTGCTCTAACAGCGTGTGCTCGGACGCCTCGCGGCGTTGTGCCTTGATTGTCTCGCGAAACTTGCCGCGGACCGTGCGGACCTTGCTTAAAAACTTTTGGAATTCGCGTTGGGACATGGCATTGTAGTTCGGCAGAACGTCCGGGGCatcggcaaagcgcgcatggTGCGCGCCCCACACAACATGTGCCGGCTTGGTATCGTTGGAGA encodes the following:
- the RIB4 gene encoding 6,7-dimethyl-8-ribityllumazine synthase (BUSCO:EOG09264OYZ; EggNog:ENOG503P149; COG:H), producing the protein MSIKGPAPAPTSFPGAEKLRIGIVHARWNIEVIESLVKGALESIAKAGVPSECVLIESVPGTWELPIGTQQYVQHTADHSMIASQAVDAVLSIGCVIKGSTMHFEYICDAALHGLMRIGLETKVPVILGVLTVLSEDQALERAGIGRQGKAGHNHALDWGFAAVEMALKNRKQQKLT
- a CDS encoding uncharacterized protein (EggNog:ENOG503P8Y6; COG:S), translated to MRSHRATRLASLLQQTRVNTFDPRIEQVYTAPAAHLVRGDWGMKRPLPSSWQPAPDMPAAQPFRGALRYVTAEALDTPQHLTAWRESERDPLFRTRWHEAGTRLSDRSKRDVLSSAIGEDEANAAQGVRPRIMYDPATLSNDTKPAHVVWGAHHARFADAPDVLPNYNAMSQREFQKFLSKVRTVRGKFRETIKAQRREASEHTLLEQLSRRRAKEGLAAAVPESEWASAKAHIAPPFVDLWTEARLAHAPQSAANFMHAHAQERRAVPHSTTISAPAHAAPAHPLQGIQYAQPDTVYTQLLAEPIQGHAVQRVEDNRRNRYFMGADAGLAVAAGGHIGHLALQHRHGLDVVDYTRAKPTCGMGHFRILHAFFDLHGAPRMTRRTPPQAQATSPDLGYIHAQLMALRRGALPPMPGTPRWIDEPRAQTQTLWNRTNAPSPLRTSTQPGSLFGALARNGRPPNTARANGKRQRFQKRKRDASTDKDVQMLDNIRNLLSPQ